A genomic region of Methanothermobacter thermautotrophicus str. Delta H contains the following coding sequences:
- a CDS encoding metallophosphoesterase, which yields MKILAVSDLHGSNIPELHSYLKNNRVDIIVVAGDITHFGPPELAEELLNDLASHKIPVVAVPGNCDPHGIASRIENSRAINIHARTLSVKNVTFCGLGGSNPTPFNTPLELGEDEIRSELDKLLENLKGNDRLILVTHAPPHGTGVDRIPSGDNVGSTGVRDVIEKHQPCINICGHIHESPGVERLGETLIVNPGQLSEGRAALIEIDDDGSVRAEILNLKSS from the coding sequence GTGAAAATCCTTGCAGTTAGTGACCTCCATGGATCAAACATCCCGGAACTTCACAGTTACCTGAAAAATAACAGGGTGGACATTATTGTTGTAGCCGGGGACATAACCCACTTCGGTCCCCCTGAACTTGCCGAGGAACTGCTAAATGACCTGGCATCACACAAGATACCGGTGGTAGCTGTACCTGGAAACTGTGACCCCCATGGGATCGCATCCAGAATCGAAAATTCCAGAGCCATCAATATCCACGCGAGAACCCTCAGTGTTAAGAATGTTACCTTCTGCGGACTTGGCGGTTCCAATCCAACACCCTTCAACACACCCCTTGAACTGGGAGAGGATGAGATACGCAGCGAACTGGATAAACTCCTTGAGAACCTCAAAGGGAATGATAGGCTGATTCTTGTAACCCATGCACCACCACATGGAACCGGTGTTGACAGGATTCCCTCCGGGGATAACGTGGGAAGCACCGGTGTGAGGGATGTGATTGAGAAGCATCAGCCATGCATCAACATCTGCGGCCACATCCATGAGTCCCCCGGTGTGGAACGTCTTGGTGAAACCCTCATAGTAAACCCGGGGCAGCTTTCCGAGGGCAGGGCAGCTCTCATTGAAATTGACGATGATGGCTCCGTAAGGGCCGAAATCTTAAACCTCAAATCCAGTTAA
- a CDS encoding 2-phosphoglycerate kinase, with product MIMVQGEVSGKKYTEPFSKGVLARSLTRAEMDPNRAYTFASRIEAHLKKNKVDLITIEELVEIVSEHLRKEDPEVAEKYMLWRKIRQCKEPLIILIGGASGVGTSSIAFEVANRLGIRNMISTDMIREVMRKIVSRELLPSIYESSYTAYQSLRIPPPPELDEVLIGFRDHVESVSIGVEAVIERALTEGISIVIEGVHIVPGFIREDLVNKENVAMFVLTVSDENVHKGRFYSRCRQMWARRPLKRYISYFWAIRRIHRYIENQARKHGVPVIENIDVVTTIDSIIKSLTKTTVKGGEKGAEKTE from the coding sequence ATGATAATGGTTCAGGGAGAGGTAAGTGGAAAGAAATACACAGAGCCATTCTCCAAGGGTGTTCTGGCACGTTCACTGACCCGGGCAGAGATGGATCCAAACAGGGCATACACCTTCGCTTCAAGGATTGAGGCTCACCTTAAAAAGAATAAGGTGGATCTGATAACCATTGAGGAACTGGTTGAAATCGTCTCTGAACATCTCAGGAAGGAGGACCCCGAGGTTGCAGAGAAGTACATGCTCTGGCGAAAGATAAGACAGTGCAAGGAGCCCCTCATAATACTCATAGGCGGTGCTTCAGGTGTGGGAACATCATCAATCGCCTTTGAAGTTGCAAACCGCCTTGGAATAAGGAACATGATAAGTACCGACATGATAAGAGAGGTCATGCGTAAGATAGTCTCCAGGGAACTTCTTCCATCCATCTACGAATCCAGCTACACAGCCTACCAGTCCCTCAGGATACCCCCACCACCGGAACTAGACGAGGTCCTCATAGGATTCAGGGACCACGTTGAAAGTGTGAGCATAGGTGTGGAGGCAGTAATTGAGAGGGCGCTGACAGAGGGGATAAGCATAGTTATTGAGGGCGTGCACATAGTCCCTGGTTTCATAAGGGAGGACCTTGTTAACAAGGAAAACGTTGCAATGTTTGTCCTGACGGTCTCTGATGAGAACGTTCATAAGGGGAGGTTCTATTCACGCTGCAGGCAGATGTGGGCCAGAAGACCCCTTAAAAGATACATAAGTTACTTCTGGGCCATCAGAAGGATTCACAGATACATAGAAAACCAGGCACGAAAACACGGTGTGCCTGTAATTGAGAACATAGATGTTGTAACAACAATTGACTCGATCATCAAATCATTAACAAAGACAACTGTTAAAGGAGGAGAAAAAGGTGCTGAAAAGACTGAATGA
- a CDS encoding CBS domain-containing protein — protein MTRDVITVEPSEDVVFAFEKLMKHRISALPVLEEGKLAGIVTASDLGHNLILDNYELGTTVGEVMVKDVATVAPGETLADAIEKMNDYSSDEGIINQLVVVDDGDMVGIIADGDIIRALKTL, from the coding sequence ATGACACGTGATGTTATAACAGTCGAGCCATCTGAGGATGTCGTTTTTGCATTTGAAAAACTGATGAAGCACAGGATAAGCGCACTTCCCGTACTGGAGGAAGGTAAGCTTGCTGGAATCGTCACCGCATCAGACCTAGGTCACAACCTCATACTTGACAACTATGAGCTTGGAACCACAGTCGGTGAGGTCATGGTAAAGGATGTTGCAACCGTGGCCCCGGGGGAGACCCTGGCAGATGCCATTGAAAAGATGAATGACTACTCATCTGATGAGGGAATCATAAACCAGCTTGTTGTGGTGGATGATGGGGATATGGTTGGCATAATTGCCGATGGGGATATCATAAGGGCCCTCAAAACTCTTTAA
- a CDS encoding inorganic phosphate transporter, with translation MDTLIAISLILSLYMAFNIAANDIGNSVGTAVGSGSLKMRRALILGAFFVSLGAILLGGNVIKTISEGIIPQGFFSPRMALVITATASIWITFTIIKKIPISGSDAIVSSVIGAGVAAVGIQNMRLDVIGFIVLSWIISPPLAGLLMGFLIYHAIRNMIIKALQGMGLRDRAEKIFSYLQIASSSFSALNLGAIDIAVATGVIFAVGSFGGNWIRILGAIGLVAGILLAGNRVTETIGRRITDLTPSRGFSAQLAAAIIVYLFMGYGMPVSPTQTLVGSVIGVGIAHGTSTVKYDVIGHIAYTWIVTIPTCIILSSAIYIITGFWG, from the coding sequence ATGGACACACTGATAGCAATAAGTCTCATTCTGAGCCTCTACATGGCATTCAACATTGCTGCAAATGACATAGGCAATTCAGTCGGTACAGCCGTGGGCAGCGGTTCCCTCAAGATGAGGAGGGCTCTCATTCTAGGTGCCTTTTTTGTATCCCTAGGAGCAATATTACTTGGCGGAAACGTCATAAAAACAATAAGTGAGGGAATAATCCCTCAGGGATTTTTCAGTCCAAGAATGGCCCTTGTGATAACCGCTACAGCTTCAATCTGGATAACATTCACCATAATCAAAAAGATACCCATTTCAGGATCAGATGCAATTGTAAGCTCAGTTATTGGCGCCGGGGTTGCTGCAGTTGGGATCCAGAACATGCGGCTGGATGTCATCGGATTCATAGTCCTAAGCTGGATCATATCCCCCCCCCTCGCAGGTCTTTTAATGGGATTCCTTATATACCATGCCATCAGGAATATGATAATAAAAGCACTTCAGGGTATGGGACTCAGGGATCGTGCTGAGAAGATTTTTTCCTATCTCCAGATAGCGAGCTCATCATTCTCAGCCCTTAACCTCGGGGCTATAGATATAGCTGTTGCCACAGGGGTTATATTCGCAGTGGGAAGTTTCGGAGGAAACTGGATCAGAATCCTGGGGGCCATCGGCCTTGTTGCGGGAATCCTCCTTGCAGGTAACAGGGTTACAGAAACAATTGGGAGAAGGATAACAGATCTAACACCAAGCAGGGGCTTTTCAGCCCAGCTGGCAGCTGCAATTATAGTTTACCTTTTCATGGGTTATGGTATGCCTGTATCACCAACACAGACACTCGTCGGATCAGTGATAGGTGTGGGAATTGCACATGGGACATCAACAGTAAAGTATGATGTTATAGGACACATAGCCTATACCTGGATAGTCACGATACCCACATGCATTATCCTATCATCTGCAATATACATTATTACTGGATTCTGGGGTTAA
- a CDS encoding DUF6790 family protein: METYYLWPILTVLTILGLSYRNRSSLDSEKFAEIALLSILTVQVGLGSLWAFLGHAFMPDVIATYIGWPTGSPFQLEVAFANLSFGVMGLLSWKFRGEFWMATIIGFSVFYLGAAYGHIMDALINLNYSPGNIGAPLYIDIVIPLLLILLLVYHRKFSRKSQG, from the coding sequence ATGGAAACATACTATTTATGGCCAATTTTGACAGTCCTTACAATTTTAGGTCTCTCTTACCGTAACAGATCATCACTGGATTCTGAAAAGTTTGCTGAAATAGCTCTTCTCTCAATTCTAACAGTGCAGGTTGGACTGGGTTCACTATGGGCCTTCCTTGGGCATGCTTTTATGCCGGATGTGATTGCAACGTATATCGGATGGCCCACTGGAAGTCCATTCCAGCTTGAAGTTGCCTTTGCGAACCTATCATTTGGTGTAATGGGCCTGCTATCCTGGAAGTTTCGTGGAGAATTCTGGATGGCAACCATAATCGGTTTCAGCGTATTTTACCTTGGCGCTGCCTATGGGCACATCATGGACGCTTTAATTAACCTTAACTATTCTCCAGGCAATATCGGAGCACCACTCTACATTGATATAGTCATCCCACTGCTGCTGATTCTGCTTCTGGTTTACCATAGAAAATTTTCCCGGAAAAGTCAGGGTTAA
- a CDS encoding cation diffusion facilitator family transporter, with protein sequence MFNLEESERIRLGKRAAFAGIGGNVLLTSLNFLVGISSGSVALVAEAAHTLSDVLTSVITYIGFRIGQRPPDRQHPYGHGRAEALVGLVVVVFLGIISYEILSEAYRKLFLELAPPDYTAALMAGFGIIANIAMTTYIRRIGERINSPAIVADAQHQKVDIFSCIAIMLGVAGSHLGLRFLDPLVAVIIAVLVLKTAFDVGRENVNNILGAVPSPEIMEDIEKSAMSVDGVKGLHEVRINHFGPYASVDLHIEVDGDMMLRDAHRIAHDVERRVIEDIDIIKIVNVHVCPVGEKSRCLEWS encoded by the coding sequence GTGTTTAATTTGGAGGAATCTGAGAGAATACGTCTTGGAAAACGCGCCGCCTTTGCTGGTATAGGTGGCAACGTACTGCTGACATCCCTCAATTTCCTGGTCGGCATATCCTCAGGGAGTGTTGCGCTTGTTGCTGAGGCAGCCCATACACTTTCTGATGTACTGACATCTGTGATAACATATATAGGCTTCAGGATAGGGCAGCGCCCACCTGACAGGCAGCACCCCTATGGTCATGGACGGGCTGAGGCCCTTGTCGGGCTTGTTGTTGTGGTCTTTCTTGGTATAATATCCTATGAGATACTCTCTGAGGCCTACCGTAAGCTCTTCCTGGAACTGGCGCCACCAGACTACACTGCGGCCCTGATGGCTGGTTTTGGGATAATCGCAAACATTGCAATGACCACCTACATCAGGCGTATTGGCGAAAGGATAAACAGTCCCGCGATTGTTGCAGATGCCCAGCATCAGAAGGTGGATATATTCTCATGCATCGCAATAATGTTAGGGGTCGCGGGTTCACACCTGGGATTGAGATTCCTTGACCCCCTCGTTGCTGTGATCATAGCGGTCCTTGTTCTCAAAACAGCCTTTGATGTTGGACGTGAGAACGTTAACAACATACTGGGGGCGGTCCCATCCCCCGAGATCATGGAGGACATAGAAAAATCAGCCATGTCTGTGGATGGCGTTAAGGGGCTGCATGAGGTCCGTATAAACCACTTTGGACCCTACGCCTCAGTTGATCTGCACATTGAGGTTGATGGTGATATGATGCTCCGGGATGCCCACAGAATAGCCCATGATGTTGAAAGGAGAGTCATAGAGGATATTGATATAATAAAGATAGTCAATGTCCATGTCTGCCCTGTGGGAGAGAAGTCCAGGTGCCTTGAATGGTCATAG
- the gntC gene encoding guanitoxin biosynthesis PLP-dependent (S)-gamma-hydroxy-L-arginine cyclodehydratase GntC — MIMRKFASRVKDIQLSEIRKIFEVADEDTINLGIGEPDFSVPDHVREAVKDAVDEGLTHYTSNMGMEELREAIADKLKSENRVHAEPESIIVTVGASEAIFMCTQALLDIGDHALIPDPGFLSYDACVRLSGAVSIPVPLSMDEGFSMSPERVESLITQDTRVIIMNSPSNPTGSVMGKDDVKGIAEIAEDNDLIIISDEIYEKIIYDGKHYSPAQFTDNALIVNGFSKTYAMTGLRIGYVAGCEDIIEELLKVHQYNTACAPSISQYAALAAIRGPQNCVKDMVDEFRRRRDLMFRSLTDMGLECVLPGGAFYMFPYAGDSEEFTKLSLEAGVAVVPGSAFGNEGKGYIRMSYATSYELIEEAMERLKTVCGV; from the coding sequence ATGATCATGAGGAAATTTGCCTCCCGTGTAAAGGATATACAGCTTTCTGAGATAAGGAAAATATTTGAGGTTGCAGATGAGGATACAATAAACCTTGGCATAGGTGAACCAGATTTCAGTGTCCCTGATCATGTCAGGGAGGCTGTTAAGGATGCTGTTGACGAGGGCCTGACCCATTACACCTCCAACATGGGGATGGAGGAGCTGAGGGAAGCCATAGCAGATAAACTTAAAAGCGAAAACAGGGTTCATGCTGAACCAGAATCAATAATAGTGACTGTGGGTGCCAGTGAGGCCATATTCATGTGCACCCAGGCCCTCCTTGACATTGGTGACCATGCCCTCATACCTGACCCTGGTTTTCTATCCTATGATGCCTGTGTCCGGCTTTCCGGGGCAGTGAGCATACCCGTGCCCCTCAGTATGGATGAAGGGTTCTCGATGAGCCCTGAAAGGGTTGAATCACTCATCACCCAGGATACCCGGGTCATAATAATGAATTCCCCATCGAACCCAACCGGGAGCGTCATGGGAAAGGATGATGTGAAGGGGATTGCTGAGATCGCCGAGGACAATGACCTGATAATAATATCGGATGAGATCTATGAGAAGATAATCTATGATGGAAAACACTACAGTCCGGCGCAGTTTACAGATAACGCCCTCATAGTCAATGGGTTTTCAAAGACCTATGCAATGACTGGTCTCAGGATCGGTTACGTTGCCGGCTGTGAGGATATAATTGAGGAGCTCCTGAAGGTCCACCAGTACAACACCGCCTGTGCCCCTTCAATATCCCAGTACGCAGCCCTTGCAGCCATCAGGGGGCCTCAGAACTGTGTTAAGGATATGGTGGATGAGTTTAGAAGAAGGAGGGACCTTATGTTCCGTTCCCTCACTGATATGGGCCTTGAATGTGTCCTGCCCGGCGGGGCGTTCTACATGTTCCCGTATGCTGGGGACTCAGAAGAATTCACAAAGCTTTCACTTGAAGCTGGAGTTGCAGTTGTCCCGGGATCCGCCTTTGGGAATGAAGGGAAAGGTTACATCAGGATGTCCTATGCAACATCCTATGAGCTTATCGAGGAGGCTATGGAACGACTTAAAACTGTCTGTGGTGTTTAA
- a CDS encoding radical SAM protein, producing MRVASCYPSPYSTAMSSLGYHIIYHFLNSREDTWCERIIHPHRRSFESGSPLRDFDVVSFTIHYEEDYFRIPAMFRDGGLEPRRDERTGPLVIAGGPCITSNPLPLSDFIDLFIIGEAEPVLDMVMDRCLELDDPRREIDEFRDIRGVYVPDSPAERVIVENMDEACHPVRQIVPVTDDRSLTPSLGRSFLLGVSRGCSRGCRFCMSGYLYRPKRETSLRKLIDISESGCEATGYSKVSLIGAAASDYSRIDELCNELVDMGLMVSMPSLRIESVTPELMEALIRGGLKTITMAPESTMKLRDRLNKPITDSMVFEKTRKALEMGLRVKMYFLIGAPGESREDLEEMARLMRDLSEIRRGRVSFSVNPLIPKPHTPLQWEGYDAREMKQRIRFLGRLVRGLPVRMGSPRGGLIQHVLSTGGPEIGELIERASLSGVPVREWEAHAGPRDPCARLPWHNISVGLREDFLMEEYIKMKDDRLTPWCEESGCYGCMDSCPSLRH from the coding sequence TTGAGGGTTGCCTCATGCTACCCCAGCCCATACTCCACTGCCATGTCATCACTTGGTTATCATATTATTTACCACTTTCTCAACTCAAGGGAGGACACCTGGTGTGAAAGGATCATACACCCCCACAGACGCAGCTTTGAATCAGGTAGCCCCCTCAGGGACTTCGATGTTGTGAGCTTCACCATCCACTATGAGGAAGACTACTTCAGGATCCCGGCCATGTTCAGGGATGGTGGCCTGGAACCCAGAAGAGATGAACGCACAGGTCCCCTGGTTATAGCAGGTGGCCCCTGCATCACCTCCAACCCCCTCCCCCTCTCAGATTTCATCGACCTCTTCATAATAGGTGAAGCAGAACCCGTCCTCGACATGGTTATGGACAGGTGCCTTGAACTCGATGACCCCCGGAGAGAGATAGATGAGTTCAGGGATATAAGGGGGGTGTATGTCCCTGACAGTCCTGCGGAGAGGGTTATAGTTGAGAACATGGATGAGGCATGCCACCCTGTAAGGCAGATAGTCCCTGTAACAGATGACAGGTCCCTGACACCATCCCTAGGGAGGTCGTTCCTCCTGGGAGTTTCAAGGGGCTGTTCAAGGGGCTGCAGGTTCTGCATGTCAGGTTACCTCTACCGGCCTAAGCGTGAAACATCCCTCAGGAAACTCATTGACATCTCAGAGAGTGGCTGTGAGGCCACAGGTTACAGTAAGGTGTCCCTCATAGGTGCAGCGGCCTCAGACTACTCCCGCATAGATGAACTCTGCAACGAACTCGTTGATATGGGCCTGATGGTTTCCATGCCGTCCCTGAGGATAGAATCTGTTACACCTGAACTCATGGAGGCCCTCATCAGGGGAGGTCTTAAGACAATAACAATGGCACCAGAATCAACCATGAAGCTTAGAGACAGACTGAACAAGCCCATCACTGATAGCATGGTCTTTGAGAAGACCAGGAAGGCCCTTGAAATGGGGCTGCGTGTTAAGATGTACTTCCTGATAGGAGCGCCCGGCGAGAGCCGGGAGGACCTTGAAGAAATGGCCCGGCTCATGAGGGATCTGTCAGAGATCAGGAGGGGGCGGGTGAGCTTCAGTGTAAACCCACTCATACCGAAACCACACACACCCCTTCAGTGGGAGGGCTATGATGCACGTGAGATGAAGCAGAGGATAAGGTTCCTTGGCAGACTGGTCAGGGGGCTTCCTGTAAGGATGGGAAGTCCGCGGGGTGGTCTCATACAGCATGTCCTGTCCACGGGTGGCCCTGAAATAGGGGAGCTCATAGAAAGGGCATCCCTATCAGGGGTTCCGGTAAGGGAATGGGAGGCTCATGCCGGACCGAGAGACCCTTGTGCGAGGTTGCCCTGGCACAATATCAGTGTGGGTCTGAGGGAGGACTTCCTGATGGAAGAATACATTAAGATGAAGGATGACAGATTAACACCATGGTGTGAAGAATCAGGCTGCTACGGTTGCATGGATAGCTGCCCCTCACTCAGGCATTGA
- a CDS encoding phosphopantetheine adenylyltransferase, which produces MKRKYSLVAVGGTFDRFHKGHRRLLDEAFRVGETVMIGVTSDEFAAAKGEGIEPCSVRMKNLEEYLRDKDADYHVMRLDDPYGTTVTDEAFEAIVVSRETEPVAREINAIRRNRGFRELDIITIDMVNADDGIPISSTRIRRGEIDPMGHIIKRIRGALRRRRE; this is translated from the coding sequence ATGAAGAGGAAGTATTCACTGGTTGCAGTTGGCGGCACCTTTGACAGGTTTCATAAGGGCCACAGGAGACTCCTTGATGAGGCATTCCGTGTTGGAGAGACTGTCATGATTGGCGTGACCTCTGATGAATTTGCAGCTGCAAAGGGAGAGGGTATTGAACCCTGCAGTGTCCGCATGAAGAACCTTGAGGAGTACCTGAGAGATAAGGATGCCGATTATCATGTAATGAGACTTGATGATCCCTATGGGACTACAGTAACAGATGAGGCCTTTGAAGCGATAGTTGTGAGCAGGGAGACAGAACCCGTTGCCCGTGAGATCAATGCAATAAGGAGGAATAGGGGGTTCAGGGAACTGGACATCATAACAATCGACATGGTGAATGCTGACGATGGAATACCAATATCCTCCACCAGGATAAGGAGGGGTGAGATAGACCCCATGGGCCACATAATAAAGAGGATACGCGGGGCCCTTAGAAGGAGAAGGGAGTGA
- the yjjX gene encoding inosine/xanthosine triphosphatase yields the protein MKVNVGSGNPVKVRATENVLGLIYGNVEVRGVEVESGVPDQPVGLEETVRGAVNRARRAFRDCELSVGIESGLHRVPETITGFVDLQWCAIYDGEHITLGVSAGFEYPPMVVEEVLAGREVGDVMDELTGVDELGRKRGAVSFLSGGLLDRTGNTEQCVLMAMIPRMNPSLYGLK from the coding sequence ATGAAGGTCAATGTTGGTTCAGGGAATCCTGTTAAGGTGAGGGCAACAGAGAACGTCCTCGGGTTGATATACGGTAACGTTGAGGTCAGGGGTGTTGAGGTCGAATCAGGGGTCCCTGATCAGCCAGTGGGGCTGGAGGAAACCGTTCGGGGGGCGGTGAACCGTGCCAGAAGGGCCTTCAGGGACTGTGAACTCAGTGTTGGTATCGAGTCAGGACTCCACAGGGTCCCTGAGACGATCACAGGCTTTGTTGATCTGCAATGGTGTGCCATCTATGATGGTGAACACATAACCCTGGGCGTCAGCGCCGGCTTTGAGTACCCTCCCATGGTGGTTGAGGAGGTCCTCGCCGGAAGGGAGGTGGGTGATGTAATGGATGAACTCACAGGTGTGGATGAGCTGGGCAGGAAAAGGGGTGCGGTGAGTTTCCTTTCAGGCGGACTCCTTGATAGGACCGGTAACACAGAGCAGTGCGTTTTAATGGCCATGATACCCCGTATGAATCCGTCTCTCTATGGTCTGAAATAG
- a CDS encoding dolichyl-diphosphooligosaccharide--protein glycosyltransferase subunit STT3: MRQYMRTFLLVAVIFVFGFSIRMLNAGYDDPLYTDDDGLQYFQESDSYYNYRLTENLAIRGIPGDAVIGGKIWDLHSYYPPGVPLDYPAGILLLAVILHAITGVIAPVSLRAVCLIMPPLLAPLAGVICFFTVKRFQGDIPAFIAGLLLVSAPFYLVKTVYGLYDTDMLILTLSMAVLFLFIEADAREVNRVPLSAIGGFILFLFSITWSGWQVMFYVTLVTFIILILTSGSRKPLRNILGNIPTGLHGSVYPFNLFNHLELIKLIMTPLHIHDLVDKSIWYPWPDSYTTVAELQPAYMDKVLGHISPALTVLGAAGIPAYYMLYRRKGSVGLPVIFISVWIATGALMLLEGIRFVMILIAPLSVSAGIFTGILLDCSRKFRFRWIKGVLFILIIFTVSAQLAISGNMVADLKPGYNDYFEESAHWIAENTPSDAVIITEWSYGHFYASEADRPVVYDGRLAYIETLPARGVWYGSSMDPEIPTTARDYWINLSLSSENRTLSLNILRMLANSGDDAYILLKNQTGSEVQAYRIMNEILGLNRESAMDVLMHRYGFSESEALRILNMTHPMTSRKIVVVVPEKMIGLIASKGDSGDMPAGTYSLIRLKDDVIEEEIINSSGNVTVLETTDGSYRINRKYRKSLLLELIMGVNDENFSLVYRNKQIKVYIINS, from the coding sequence TTGAGGCAGTATATGCGGACATTCCTGCTGGTTGCAGTGATCTTTGTCTTTGGGTTTTCCATAAGGATGCTCAACGCAGGATATGATGACCCTCTTTACACTGATGATGATGGACTCCAGTACTTTCAGGAGAGTGATTCATACTATAACTACAGGCTCACAGAGAATCTGGCGATTAGGGGAATCCCTGGGGACGCTGTGATTGGAGGTAAAATCTGGGACCTGCATTCCTATTATCCGCCAGGGGTGCCTCTGGATTATCCTGCAGGAATCCTCCTCCTCGCCGTCATCCTGCATGCTATCACAGGTGTCATTGCACCGGTGAGCCTCAGGGCTGTCTGTCTGATCATGCCACCTCTGCTGGCTCCACTTGCAGGTGTGATATGCTTTTTCACTGTAAAAAGGTTTCAGGGGGACATTCCTGCATTCATAGCAGGTTTGCTTCTGGTATCCGCACCATTTTATCTCGTAAAAACTGTCTATGGATTATACGATACCGATATGCTCATCCTTACGTTGTCTATGGCGGTATTGTTCCTTTTCATCGAAGCTGATGCCAGGGAGGTGAACAGGGTTCCTCTATCAGCCATCGGCGGCTTTATCCTCTTTTTGTTTTCCATCACATGGAGCGGATGGCAGGTGATGTTCTATGTGACGCTGGTAACATTCATCATTTTAATCCTGACTTCAGGGTCCAGGAAACCCCTAAGGAATATTCTTGGAAACATTCCTACCGGCCTTCATGGTTCTGTTTATCCTTTTAACCTCTTCAACCATCTTGAACTAATTAAACTGATCATGACTCCATTGCATATACATGATTTAGTGGATAAATCCATCTGGTACCCGTGGCCGGATTCATATACAACTGTTGCCGAGCTTCAGCCAGCATACATGGATAAGGTTCTGGGGCACATCTCACCAGCACTCACTGTACTGGGAGCTGCTGGAATACCTGCATATTATATGCTTTACCGGAGAAAGGGGTCAGTGGGCCTTCCAGTAATCTTTATATCAGTCTGGATCGCTACCGGTGCACTGATGCTTCTCGAGGGTATCAGGTTTGTAATGATACTCATAGCACCCCTCTCAGTATCTGCGGGGATCTTCACAGGGATTCTTTTGGACTGCTCACGTAAATTCAGGTTCCGATGGATTAAAGGGGTTTTATTTATTCTTATTATCTTTACAGTATCAGCACAGCTTGCAATATCCGGTAACATGGTCGCAGATTTAAAGCCGGGTTACAATGATTATTTTGAGGAATCTGCCCACTGGATAGCTGAAAACACTCCCAGTGATGCAGTTATAATAACTGAATGGAGTTATGGTCACTTCTATGCGTCTGAAGCTGACAGACCAGTCGTCTATGATGGGCGCCTGGCCTATATTGAGACATTACCCGCCAGGGGAGTGTGGTATGGATCATCAATGGATCCAGAGATACCAACAACGGCGAGGGACTACTGGATAAACCTTTCCCTTTCATCTGAGAACAGAACCCTCTCTTTAAACATACTGAGGATGCTGGCAAATTCTGGGGATGATGCCTACATCCTCCTTAAAAATCAAACCGGCAGTGAGGTCCAGGCATACAGGATAATGAATGAGATCCTTGGACTGAATAGGGAGAGTGCCATGGACGTCCTTATGCACAGGTATGGGTTTTCAGAGTCAGAGGCCCTGCGGATACTGAACATGACACATCCCATGACTTCAAGAAAAATCGTTGTGGTGGTCCCTGAAAAGATGATAGGTTTGATAGCCTCTAAAGGGGATTCAGGTGATATGCCGGCAGGAACTTACTCATTGATCCGGCTTAAGGATGATGTGATTGAAGAGGAAATAATCAATTCTTCTGGAAACGTTACAGTTCTTGAAACAACTGATGGCTCATACAGGATTAATAGAAAATACAGGAAGTCTCTGCTTTTAGAACTCATCATGGGGGTTAACGATGAGAACTTCTCACTTGTCTACAGGAATAAGCAGATAAAGGTTTACATTATAAACAGCTAA
- a CDS encoding class III signal peptide-containing protein, giving the protein MLIEEEAQISAEMILIVGALLVIVIAVGSYIFNISGSIAGNISEVINTARDTTINKL; this is encoded by the coding sequence TTGTTAATCGAGGAAGAGGCACAGATAAGCGCTGAAATGATATTAATCGTAGGAGCCCTCCTGGTAATAGTTATAGCCGTAGGCTCCTACATTTTCAACATTTCCGGCTCCATAGCAGGAAACATAAGCGAAGTAATCAACACAGCCCGTGACACCACGATTAACAAACTCTAA
- a CDS encoding Flp family type IVb pilin, translating to MKFLKDEAGQGAAEYILLFGGVIVIAIVALLIYRAYFSKSNLNASEDINEVRTNVNTNVNI from the coding sequence ATGAAGTTCTTAAAAGATGAAGCAGGACAGGGTGCAGCTGAATACATACTGCTCTTCGGTGGTGTAATAGTAATCGCAATAGTCGCACTACTGATCTACAGGGCATACTTCAGCAAATCAAACCTCAACGCATCTGAGGACATAAACGAAGTAAGGACCAACGTAAATACCAACGTAAATATCTAA